From one Planococcus citri chromosome 3, ihPlaCitr1.1, whole genome shotgun sequence genomic stretch:
- the LOC135841007 gene encoding uncharacterized protein LOC135841007 has product MASRVLLLVALLGVFSSQNANAVDLNLPYDSSIYRQMLSGAPWYSYCDLPWLNFYEPGLYEKFYQIAQQYNIRLSDVYQYHTILDMNIPNLSYSEESNILQATAAELRKELDRRGIYNLPSPPSCKLNDGYPQYPVNPSYPTVNPSIPVIAKRSPNLPVIPDNYPMPDPTYNPYSTDITPSSYDYSLAYKNLYTMLDQYMPYLPRSVYENIKNTILNNTPPQYQHLADDVASQLSTNIRYTVGMAQQRMPPFYYY; this is encoded by the exons ATGGCATCACGAGTGTTGTTATTGGTCGCCCTCTTGGGTGTTTTCTCATCTCAG AACGCCAACGCGGTCGATTTAAATCTACCGTACGATTCGTCGATCTACCGTCAGATGCTGAGTGGAGCACCTTGGTATTCTTACTGCGATCTTCCATGGTTGAATTTCTACGAACCTGGACTTTACGAAAAATTCTACCAGATTGCTCAACAATATAACATCAGACTGAGCGACGTTTACCAATACCACACCATTCTCGACATGAATATTCCCAACTTATCGTACTCAGAGGAGAGTAATATTTTGCAAGCTACTGCCGCTGAACTTAGGAAAGAATTGGATCGCAGAGGAATCTACAATTTGCCAAGTCCACCTTCTTGCAAACTCAACGATGGATATCCACAATACCCA GTTAATCCATCATACCCCACTGTTAATCCTTCTATTCCAGTTATTGCTAAGAGATCGCCTAAT TTGCCAGTGATCCCTGATAATTATCCAATGCCTGATCCCACCTATAATCCTTACTCGACCGATATCACTCCATCTTCGTACGATTACTCGTTGGCTTACAAGAATCTGTACACCATGCTGGATCAATATATGCCATATCTTCCTCGTTCGGTTTATGAAAATATCAAGAATACCATTCTGAACAATACTCCACCTCAATACCAACATCTTGCCGATGACGTTGCCAGCCAATTGTCCACCAATATCCGGTACACCGTTGGAATGGCT CAACAGAGAATGCCTCCATTCTACTATTACTAA